Proteins from a genomic interval of Treponema succinifaciens DSM 2489:
- a CDS encoding excisionase, translating into MNITDVPIWEKYTLTIEEASKYFRIGENKLRKLAEENPAAGWVIMNGNRIQIKRKQFEKFIDTLEVI; encoded by the coding sequence ATGAATATTACTGATGTGCCTATCTGGGAGAAGTACACGCTCACCATTGAGGAAGCGTCAAAATATTTCCGTATCGGGGAAAACAAGCTGCGTAAATTAGCGGAAGAAAACCCGGCTGCCGGGTGGGTGATTATGAACGGCAACCGTATTCAAATCAAGCGAAAACAGTTTGAAAAATTCATTGACACTTTGGAAGTTATATAG
- a CDS encoding helix-turn-helix domain-containing protein yields MNGTNGNEPGYPEKALVPYPVILAATKGDPDAMKIVLQHFSGYIARLSMRKLYDERGNVYFGVDHDIRERLQAKLMMAVLTFKAEE; encoded by the coding sequence ATGAATGGGACGAATGGTAACGAACCCGGCTACCCGGAAAAAGCCCTTGTTCCCTATCCTGTCATTTTGGCAGCGACAAAGGGCGACCCGGACGCTATGAAGATTGTCTTGCAGCATTTCAGCGGCTACATAGCCCGCCTCTCCATGCGGAAGCTGTACGACGAGCGCGGGAACGTCTATTTTGGCGTAGACCACGACATTCGGGAACGGCTGCAAGCAAAACTGATGATGGCTGTCCTCACCTTTAAGGCAGAGGAATAA
- a CDS encoding RNA polymerase sigma factor, which produces MLLKKFFEKNPKIFGVFFKRQYCPAKRGKHHQLSNEKGGENVEPNRREFIKQCAFQKFCNTVLHNEACDAHKELHRHKAKEITFSDLTLEEARQLHTFDEYFKGETAFERAGKKITPKLLLEAIRTLPEEKRKAVLLYYFEGMNDTEIAELFDTSRSTIQYRRTSSFELLKKYLEENADEWDEW; this is translated from the coding sequence TTGCTGCTCAAAAAATTTTTTGAAAAAAATCCGAAAATCTTCGGCGTTTTTTTCAAAAGGCAGTATTGCCCCGCGAAAAGGGGGAAGCACCACCAACTTTCCAACGAGAAAGGGGGTGAGAATGTGGAACCTAATCGCAGGGAGTTTATAAAACAGTGCGCTTTCCAGAAGTTTTGCAATACGGTACTGCACAATGAAGCGTGTGACGCTCACAAAGAGCTGCACAGGCATAAGGCAAAGGAGATTACCTTTTCCGACTTGACCTTAGAAGAAGCGCGGCAGCTTCATACCTTTGATGAATATTTCAAAGGGGAAACCGCCTTTGAAAGAGCCGGGAAGAAAATCACGCCGAAGCTGCTTCTTGAAGCAATCCGTACTTTGCCGGAAGAAAAGCGCAAAGCCGTACTCCTGTACTATTTCGAGGGAATGAACGACACCGAGATTGCGGAGCTGTTCGATACGTCGAGAAGCACGATACAGTACAGGCGGACAAGCTCTTTTGAGCTACTAAAAAAATATCTGGAGGAAAATGCTGATGAATGGGACGAATGGTAA
- the rlmN gene encoding 23S rRNA (adenine(2503)-C(2))-methyltransferase RlmN, which produces MKHLPKSTPTEILNDPYGFTYKEMSEVIGEDKARALYTELYKQPFHKKNLSISTKKVYKSSDTEKYVYELKDNRYIETVFIKRRDGGTVCVSTQVGCSVGCIFCESGRNGFVRNLTPSEIVQQVILIRQKVNRIVFMGMGEPLFNYDNLIAAIHILRDRNGLNFPTDGITVSTVGPVNQLKKLREEHLKIQLTISLHAATQAARNCIIPHMHMYAIEDVVKQALSYSQRHNRKVVFAYLLLPGINDRSSDIRQLAKWFKGKNVMINVLQYNPTSNSKIRAPQKQEMVAFKHQLEQTGLEVTMRVSHGREIKAACGQLANTYNKAKKQQK; this is translated from the coding sequence ATGAAACACTTACCTAAAAGTACACCTACGGAAATATTGAATGACCCATACGGATTTACTTACAAAGAAATGTCGGAAGTAATTGGAGAGGATAAAGCAAGAGCCTTATATACGGAATTATATAAACAGCCATTTCACAAAAAAAATCTATCAATATCAACAAAAAAAGTCTATAAAAGTAGCGATACTGAAAAGTATGTTTATGAATTGAAAGACAACAGGTATATCGAAACGGTTTTTATTAAACGGCGAGATGGTGGGACTGTTTGCGTAAGTACGCAAGTTGGTTGTTCTGTTGGCTGTATTTTTTGTGAGTCCGGACGCAATGGTTTTGTTCGTAATCTAACACCGTCTGAAATTGTGCAGCAGGTCATATTGATACGTCAAAAAGTAAATCGTATCGTTTTTATGGGAATGGGAGAACCTTTATTCAATTACGACAACTTGATTGCAGCAATCCATATTCTTCGAGATAGAAATGGACTTAACTTTCCAACCGACGGCATTACCGTATCAACAGTTGGTCCAGTTAATCAATTAAAAAAATTGCGCGAAGAACATCTAAAAATTCAGTTGACAATATCTTTACATGCAGCAACACAGGCTGCGAGAAACTGTATCATTCCTCATATGCACATGTACGCTATTGAAGATGTTGTTAAGCAAGCATTGTCCTATTCACAAAGGCATAATCGAAAAGTGGTATTTGCGTATTTACTTTTACCAGGTATAAATGACCGTTCCTCAGATATAAGGCAACTTGCAAAATGGTTTAAGGGCAAAAATGTTATGATTAACGTGCTGCAATACAACCCGACGAGTAATTCAAAAATTAGAGCACCACAAAAACAAGAAATGGTTGCGTTCAAACATCAATTAGAGCAAACAGGACTTGAAGTTACCATGAGAGTTTCTCATGGTAGAGAGATTAAAGCAGCTTGTGGACAATTAGCTAATACATATAATAAAGCCAAAAAACAACAAAAATAA
- a CDS encoding class I SAM-dependent methyltransferase, whose amino-acid sequence MEYSKEDLMEAKKQILGVGENMGTEESKKIWEENAQFWDNAMGDESNEFHREVVRPKVTELLSPNPADYILDIACGNGNYSSYLAQRGASVVAFDYSKKMIELAKRRQSQYAKQIEFCVADATNRKSILEFLLHISLMLKN is encoded by the coding sequence ATGGAATATAGTAAGGAAGATTTAATGGAAGCAAAAAAGCAAATTTTGGGAGTGGGAGAGAACATGGGAACAGAGGAAAGTAAAAAAATCTGGGAGGAGAACGCACAATTTTGGGATAATGCAATGGGTGACGAATCTAATGAATTTCACAGAGAGGTAGTGCGTCCCAAAGTAACGGAACTTCTATCTCCTAATCCTGCGGATTATATTTTGGATATTGCGTGTGGCAATGGAAATTATTCTTCGTATCTTGCACAAAGAGGCGCTTCGGTTGTCGCTTTTGATTACAGCAAAAAAATGATAGAATTGGCTAAAAGACGGCAATCACAATATGCAAAACAAATTGAATTTTGTGTGGCGGATGCGACCAATAGAAAAAGTATATTAGAATTCTTGCTACACATATCGTTGATGTTGAAAAATTAG
- a CDS encoding XRE family transcriptional regulator gives MNQEQTNITTGKQIRHLRTQLGMTQEELAGELNVTRQALSNWERDVNEPDLNMLKKICFLFGVNMDDFAKEVITKMETYEKKEKRQFNKYDMAIGLFYGVGIFLGIGIFFVGGFMTMSGAGWGASLFGGGCFSLVFGLICHAVITLRRNDK, from the coding sequence TTGAACCAGGAACAGACGAATATTACAACAGGAAAGCAAATACGTCATCTGCGAACACAATTGGGAATGACACAGGAAGAACTAGCCGGGGAATTGAATGTTACCCGGCAGGCACTATCGAATTGGGAGAGAGATGTTAATGAACCCGATTTAAATATGTTGAAAAAAATTTGCTTTCTTTTTGGAGTCAACATGGACGATTTTGCGAAGGAGGTAATAACAAAGATGGAAACATATGAAAAAAAGGAGAAACGACAATTTAATAAGTACGATATGGCAATTGGACTTTTTTATGGTGTTGGTATATTTCTTGGCATTGGTATTTTCTTTGTTGGCGGTTTTATGACAATGTCAGGTGCAGGGTGGGGAGCATCACTATTTGGCGGTGGCTGTTTTTCTCTTGTATTTGGCTTGATATGCCATGCAGTTATTACATTGAGAAGAAATGACAAATGA
- the tet(W) gene encoding tetracycline resistance ribosomal protection protein Tet(W): protein MKIINIGILAHVDAGKTTLTESLLYASGAISEPGSVEKGTTRTDTMFLERQRGITIQAAVTSFQWHRCKVNIVDTPGHMDFLAEVYRSLAVLDGAILVISAKDGVQAQTRILFHALRKMNIPTVIFINKIDQAGVDLQSVVQSVRDKLSADIIIKQTVSLSPEIVLEENTDIEAWDAVIENNDKLLEKYIAGEPISREKLVREEQRRVQDASLFPVYYGSAKKGLGIQPLMDAVTGLFQPIGEQGSAALCGSVFKVEYTDCGQRRVYLRLYSGTLRLRDTVALAGREKLKITEMRIPSKGEIVRTDTAYPGEIVILPSDSVRLNDVLGDPTRLPRKRWREDPLPMLRTSIAPKTAAQRERLLDALTQLADTDPLLRCEVDSITHEIILSFLGRVQLEVVSALLSEKYKLETVVKEPTIIYMERPLKAASHTIHIEVPPNPFWASIGLSVTPLPLGSGVQYESRVSLGYLNQSFQNAVRDGIRYGLEQGLFGWNVTDCKICFEYGLYYSPVSTPADFRSLAPIVLEQALKESGTQLLEPYLSFTLYAPQEYLSRAYHDAPKYCATIETAQVKKDEVVFTGEIPARCIQAYRTDLAFYTNGQSVCLTKLKGYQAAVGKPVIQPRRPNSRLDKVRYMFQKIM from the coding sequence ATGAAAATAATCAATATTGGCATTCTTGCCCACGTAGACGCTGGAAAGACGACCTTGACGGAGAGCCTGCTATATGCCAGCGGAGCCATTTCAGAACCGGGGAGCGTCGAAAAAGGGACAACGAGGACGGACACCATGTTTTTGGAGCGGCAGCGTGGGATTACCATTCAAGCGGCAGTCACTTCCTTCCAGTGGCACAGATGTAAAGTCAACATTGTGGATACGCCCGGCCACATGGATTTTTTGGCGGAGGTGTACCGCTCTTTGGCTGTTTTAGATGGGGCCATCTTGGTGATCTCCGCTAAAGATGGCGTGCAGGCCCAGACCCGTATTCTGTTCCATGCCCTGCGGAAAATGAACATTCCCACCGTTATCTTTATCAACAAGATCGACCAGGCTGGCGTTGATTTGCAGAGCGTGGTTCAGTCTGTTCGGGATAAGCTCTCCGCCGATATTATCATCAAGCAGACGGTGTCGCTGTCCCCGGAAATAGTCCTGGAGGAAAATACCGACATAGAAGCATGGGATGCGGTCATCGAAAATAACGATAAATTATTGGAAAAGTATATCGCAGGAGAACCAATCAGCCGGGAAAAACTTGTGCGGGAGGAACAGCGGCGGGTTCAAGACGCCTCCCTGTTCCCGGTCTATTATGGCAGCGCCAAAAAGGGCCTTGGCATTCAACCGTTGATGGATGCGGTGACAGGGCTGTTCCAACCGATTGGGGAACAGGGGAGCGCCGCCCTATGCGGCAGCGTTTTCAAGGTGGAGTATACAGATTGCGGCCAGCGGCGTGTCTATCTACGGCTATACAGCGGAACGCTGCGCCTGCGGGATACGGTGGCCCTGGCCGGGAGAGAAAAGCTGAAAATCACAGAGATGCGTATTCCATCCAAAGGGGAAATTGTTCGGACAGACACCGCTTATCCGGGTGAAATTGTTATCCTTCCCAGCGACAGCGTGAGGTTAAACGATGTATTAGGGGACCCAACCCGGCTCCCTCGTAAAAGGTGGCGTGAGGACCCCCTCCCCATGCTGCGGACGTCGATTGCGCCGAAAACGGCAGCGCAAAGAGAACGGCTGCTGGACGCTCTTACGCAACTTGCGGATACTGACCCGCTTTTGCGCTGCGAGGTGGATTCCATCACCCATGAGATCATTCTTTCTTTTTTGGGCCGGGTGCAGTTGGAGGTTGTTTCCGCTTTGCTGTCGGAAAAATACAAGCTTGAAACAGTGGTAAAGGAACCCACCATCATTTATATGGAGCGGCCGCTCAAAGCAGCCAGCCACACCATCCATATCGAGGTGCCGCCCAACCCGTTTTGGGCATCTATCGGACTGTCTGTTACACCACTCCCGCTTGGCTCCGGCGTACAATACGAGAGCCGGGTTTCGCTGGGATACTTGAACCAGAGTTTTCAAAACGCTGTCAGGGATGGTATCCGTTACGGGCTGGAGCAGGGCTTGTTCGGCTGGAACGTAACGGACTGTAAGATTTGCTTTGAATACGGGCTTTATTACAGTCCAGTCAGCACGCCGGCGGACTTCCGCTCATTGGCCCCGATTGTATTGGAACAGGCATTGAAGGAATCGGGGACGCAGCTGCTGGAACCTTATCTCTCCTTCACCCTCTATGCGCCCCAGGAATACCTTTCCAGGGCTTATCATGATGCACCGAAATACTGTGCCACCATCGAAACGGCCCAGGTAAAAAAGGATGAAGTTGTCTTTACTGGCGAGATTCCCGCCCGCTGTATACAGGCATACCGTACTGATCTGGCCTTTTACACCAACGGGCAGAGCGTATGCCTTACAAAACTGAAAGGGTATCAGGCCGCTGTCGGCAAGCCAGTCATCCAGCCCCGCCGTCCAAACAGCCGCCTGGACAAGGTGCGCTATATGTTTCAGAAGATAATGTAA
- a CDS encoding AAA family ATPase, whose amino-acid sequence MNPKIYLITGLMASGKSTVSDLLAKSIEKCVHLRGDVFRKMIITGRENMSATPSAEAVRQLYLRYKLTADAAKSYFDNGFSVVIQDNYYGDELNRMINYLHKYPVEVVVLCPDVETIKERERYREKTGYSGFTVETLYDTFMQTTPRIGFWLDNSNQTPQQTAETILNARKPV is encoded by the coding sequence ATGAATCCAAAAATTTATCTCATTACAGGCTTAATGGCTTCTGGAAAATCTACAGTTTCCGATTTACTGGCAAAATCAATAGAAAAATGCGTCCATCTTCGTGGTGATGTGTTCCGAAAAATGATTATTACAGGCAGAGAAAATATGTCAGCTACCCCATCAGCGGAAGCAGTCCGCCAGCTGTACCTTCGATACAAATTGACTGCTGATGCGGCAAAGTCATACTTTGACAACGGCTTTTCTGTAGTGATCCAAGATAACTACTACGGTGATGAATTAAATCGAATGATAAATTATCTGCATAAATACCCTGTTGAGGTTGTCGTTCTTTGTCCAGATGTGGAAACAATAAAAGAAAGGGAACGATACAGGGAGAAAACAGGCTATTCCGGCTTTACGGTTGAAACCTTATACGATACATTTATGCAGACAACACCACGGATCGGCTTTTGGCTGGACAATTCCAACCAAACACCACAGCAGACAGCAGAAACCATTCTGAACGCCAGGAAGCCGGTATGA
- a CDS encoding alpha/beta hydrolase, with the protein MKKYLRNFAVLTLAFVAASGAFAKIKNQKNEVAVKMEKLRLDSKWDKVFPKSDKVDHKKVTFVNHFGITIAADMYTPKSVPDSGKFSALAVSGPFGAVKEQASGLYAQTMAERGFLTIAFDPSFTGESGGNPRYMNSPDINTEDFQAAVDFLSVQENVDSQKIGIIGICGWGGMALNAAAIDTRIKATAVMTMYDMSRITANGYFDAADNEQARMQARDSLNAQRTEDYKNGTYKLAGGLPNERPENPEFFSQYWDYYKTERGYHPRSLNSNGGWSVQASSSLLNTKLFAYADEIESAVLIVHGEKAHSRYMGETAFKLLKGDNKELMIIPEASHCDLYDGGNGNFIPWENAHVR; encoded by the coding sequence ATGAAAAAATATCTAAGGAATTTTGCTGTTCTTACGCTTGCTTTTGTAGCGGCTAGCGGAGCTTTTGCAAAAATTAAAAATCAAAAAAACGAGGTGGCAGTAAAAATGGAAAAACTTAGGCTTGACTCAAAATGGGATAAAGTATTCCCTAAATCTGACAAAGTTGACCATAAAAAGGTAACTTTCGTTAACCATTTTGGAATCACGATTGCAGCTGATATGTATACTCCAAAATCAGTTCCTGACAGCGGAAAATTTTCGGCGCTTGCTGTTTCAGGACCTTTCGGCGCAGTAAAGGAGCAGGCTTCGGGATTGTACGCCCAGACAATGGCAGAACGCGGATTTTTAACAATCGCTTTTGATCCGTCATTCACTGGAGAGTCCGGAGGAAATCCTCGTTATATGAATTCTCCTGACATTAACACAGAGGATTTTCAGGCGGCGGTTGATTTTTTAAGCGTTCAAGAAAACGTTGATTCCCAGAAAATTGGAATCATCGGAATTTGCGGCTGGGGCGGAATGGCATTGAATGCCGCTGCAATCGACACACGGATAAAGGCAACCGCAGTAATGACAATGTACGATATGAGCCGTATTACAGCAAACGGATATTTTGATGCTGCGGACAATGAACAAGCAAGAATGCAAGCACGTGATTCTTTGAATGCTCAGCGCACCGAAGACTATAAAAACGGAACTTATAAGCTTGCCGGGGGGCTTCCGAATGAGCGTCCAGAGAATCCTGAATTTTTCAGCCAGTATTGGGACTATTACAAGACAGAACGCGGCTACCACCCAAGAAGCCTTAATTCAAACGGAGGCTGGTCAGTTCAGGCAAGTTCATCGCTCTTGAACACAAAACTTTTTGCCTATGCAGATGAAATTGAAAGCGCAGTTCTCATTGTTCATGGCGAGAAAGCCCACTCGCGCTATATGGGAGAAACTGCATTCAAACTGCTAAAAGGAGACAACAAGGAGCTTATGATAATTCCTGAAGCAAGCCACTGCGACCTTTATGACGGCGGAAATGGCAACTTTATTCCATGGGAAAATGCTCATGTACGGTAA
- a CDS encoding LysR family transcriptional regulator, with protein sequence MEFRVLKYFLAIAKEENMSRAAEILHITQPTLSKQIKDLEEELGKKLFKRSNYSMHLTAEGQILYKRARDIVSLADETVDELKSMTEPTGGNVNIGAAESDSIKYLARIIKQLQEESAGITVNIYSGDSEMVEYKLDRGQLDFAVVVREFDVNKYSFLKLPYTDKFGLITRRDNPLAKKKQITADDLIETNEPLIASRQSLHYDFQKWCGERVEKLNIVATGDIPFNLSLLAKEGVGSLLCFGKIINTGTESPLVYIPLFPLLESPMFIIWKKGMELTPPAKKLMDRFRFLAL encoded by the coding sequence ATGGAATTTCGTGTGTTAAAATACTTTCTAGCGATTGCAAAGGAAGAAAATATGAGCCGGGCGGCGGAAATTCTGCATATCACGCAGCCGACACTTTCCAAGCAGATAAAAGATTTGGAAGAGGAGCTTGGAAAAAAGCTCTTTAAGCGCTCAAACTATTCAATGCACCTTACTGCCGAGGGTCAGATTCTTTACAAGAGAGCTAGAGACATAGTTTCGCTTGCGGACGAAACTGTTGACGAGCTTAAATCTATGACAGAACCAACTGGAGGAAACGTAAATATCGGGGCCGCCGAAAGCGATTCAATAAAATATCTTGCGCGAATCATAAAACAGCTTCAGGAAGAGAGCGCAGGAATTACGGTGAACATCTATTCCGGCGATAGCGAGATGGTTGAATATAAACTTGACCGAGGACAGCTTGATTTTGCGGTTGTTGTGCGCGAATTCGATGTGAACAAATATTCATTTTTAAAGCTGCCGTATACTGACAAATTCGGGCTGATTACACGGCGCGACAATCCTCTTGCGAAAAAAAAACAGATTACAGCAGATGACTTGATAGAAACAAATGAGCCGTTGATTGCTTCACGGCAGAGCCTTCATTACGATTTTCAGAAATGGTGCGGAGAGAGGGTTGAAAAGCTTAATATTGTCGCAACGGGCGATATTCCATTCAACCTTTCGCTCCTCGCAAAAGAGGGCGTCGGATCGCTTTTGTGTTTTGGCAAAATCATCAATACAGGAACTGAAAGTCCGTTGGTTTATATTCCACTTTTCCCTTTACTGGAAAGTCCGATGTTTATTATCTGGAAAAAAGGCATGGAACTTACGCCGCCTGCAAAAAAATTAATGGACAGATTCCGTTTTCTTGCGCTGTAA